The sequence below is a genomic window from Mugil cephalus isolate CIBA_MC_2020 chromosome 14, CIBA_Mcephalus_1.1, whole genome shotgun sequence.
AAGCACAAGTATAATCTAAGGTGTGTCCCGGACCGATTCCAGCAAGTGTTCCAATAAAACATGGCTGTGAACCAACATATACAATGTAACCTCCCTGAAGTGAACGCAGACATTATACCTGTTCTGCTATGACATGTCAGAACATCTGTCTTCACCATCACCCTCTGCTCTGACTGAGAAAACCACATCAAAAGTGCATTAGTGTATGGCTTCACTAGAGTAATGAAGAAggacttgtttttctctctgtctctaacaTCCACAAACTGGATGGTTTAGATAACAACACgtcatggaaataaaaaagtttgAAGCCAGAGGAGGGACTTATTTGACTGTGTCAGTTTCGTTTCTTCTGAACACATTTCATGTACACAGAAACAGAACTGTTCATGAAAACGAAACAATGAACACAAAACGtccacaaaagtaaaacagggTTATAAACACTGAACTTAGTGTATAGAAGGGTCTACAAGATACATTCTACATGGAAATGTATCAGCTATACACCCACAGCTacacatctgtttttttataCTGTTCATTTAATCTGGTTTCTGTCGTTTGAGATGAATCTTTATTACATTTTGCCTATTTAAATACAACTGCTTTTTCAGCTGCATAGGGTAACCTCCTAAACCCCtaacaacaactaaaataaTCATGTTTAGGTCCATCCTAGAGTTTTACAGCTCATAACTGGGTGTGTGAAGTCAAGTTTCCTCTGCCGGCTATTGCACAATTCCACACTTGggcatttcctgattggtttgATGCAGCGTAAACCAGTTGCCGTGTAACACATctctacatattttatttatttattaatttttacgggtgaatattttatttgatcactAATACTGAAACGATTGATCATGCTCTGGGCTTAAACTACAGCGGGTCATCTCTTGGACACAGAAAAACTACAAGGAGTTTGAATCAAGAGGAgtcagtttcattttttcagAAGTTACGATGGTGAGTGTCTGCTTTCAAGTGGAGTCATTTAGTTTTGATtctatatttacagtattttgtaGAGACTACATATAACACCATGAACTATTACATTactaatttaatttctgttttgtgtatgtgttcaaTTTCAGCCACCTGTTACCAGGAAAGCAAAGTGAGTTACTtgaacaacagagacacaagtTTATGACTACATTGTGCTCTTTTAATCACTGATGCTTATTATTTTAGAAAAGAGTttctaaaagaagaagagtttgaGATATTCAGAAGGAATGCTTCTATGCTTATCGAAAAAATGGTGGAACTGAGTTGCCAAACTCCAAAAGATAGTACTGTGTTAGTGGATGAGGTATGTGGACATAATATATGCATTGTcaatacattttaaacacatttatcatTTGCAACACAAGAAATTTCTGCCTCTACATGGTTACAGGCTCTTCACAGTATCTTCTTTTTGGGAGGAATAAACAATCCACCGTGCCCCCCAGAAGTTATCATCACAGATATGGAAATTTTAAATTCACTGAAGGAATCCTATCCAAAGCCTTTTGAACTCTATTCCATTCAACTACCCAAGCGACATCCATTTTCATGTGTTCTCGATATGGTGAGACTCTTCTtgtagaataaaacaaaattttgCTGTTTatacataaatgcattttatgaACACAGAGCTCAATTCAGTAAATATTGCATCATTTGTGATGATATTTGTAATTGTTGCAGATTGTCCAGGTGACTGGTCGAGAGAAAGAAAACGGCATCAAAGAGAAACTCAAAGAGCTCATCCGTCAGCTGAAGCAAGATGCTAGATCAAAGATCTTGTACTCCTTCACCATCTGTGTGTCTTACATCGACATCCCAGATCCAGTCAAGTACTACGGTGTCTCCATGTCCACTACTGGTCGTACTGCTGGGAAAATAATGGTTGGTGCCTCCTGTCTAAGTGCTTGGGATGATGATGTAGCCGGAGCAGTGATGACCTACAATCCAGATAAGTCCAAAAAGAAATACTTTGATGGAACCATTATACTACCTGACTCTGTCAGGTGTGAGTCATTTAAACTTGATAGTGGAGAAAAAATGAATCCTTGCAGATCATGTGGAAATCTGTTTGGTTTgcaaacagatgaaaacacagatgaatggCCCTATGGCAACTGTGCAGAAGCTGAAAGTGTGAGTGAGCTGCTGAAAAGTGAGCATCAAGTCAAAGAACAAGTACGAGCACGACATAGATCAGATGAAAACAGGCAGAAGGCTAGAAATGCTGTTTTGAAACAACTCAAGAGTGAACTGGAAAACACTGATTTTAAATGGGACAACAATTTCTACACTCCACAAAGGATCACATATTAAAAGTGGATGTAGTTattggatataaaaaaaatcatttgtatAGTTAATGTTTCACAATGCTTCCAGgttgtgaaatatttatttatttatagggcTATAGGCTTTGATTGGAACAATTAGCTCaattagctgcgtttccattacagtttttcgcaaaaaAAGGTGAAAGGTGTTTtacgaatgagctgtaactctcataaCAGTAATATGCCTGACATGCATCATCtcgaaaaaagtgtttccattgcacttttgcaatacaCTGTTATATCAGAAAGACCACCTCATGAAAGCATAAAggtgttttagcgatatttgagagtttttttttgaaatataggagtttccattagttttttattgtgatatttaggtatTTCATTAATGGACACACAGCAATTATTGTAATGAAATTCTTGATTGCTATCTAGAATTCTGGCAatctgggaaaaaaatggtTACATATAACAAAAGCATATTTTTGCAACCTCAGTGGGAACTCAGTCAGACAACATTGAagcatttacattttgaaagaaataaaaggctaTCATATTTGGATAATTTgcaaccagactgaaatcacCATTATGAGGTCAACATCTTTCCGTGGAACAAGGCTTGTTGCGTATAATTTCAAAGGAGAAGAAGGATCACAAAGACAtatgtcaaaatgacaaaatcacAGTCCAGTCAGAAAAAACTGACTCATGTGACCACTTCAACTGAAAAAGGCAGTCGTTATTGGGAAAGAAGCagggtacactctggacaggtcgccagtccatcaGAGGGATATCACAACGAATGCTCCCATGCACGCTGACGACCAACCCTGCCACCAGCAAAATGGGAACAAAGCTGAagtcactgtgaagttgaaAATGTGCCACTTCAcctttggaaagaaaaaaagagtccaTCAGAAGAATCTAGCAATAAGATGTATTCTAAAGATGTGGGCAGTACTCTACTGTACACTGCTTGGCACTCGAGGGCCAATGAAGACAAATTTCCTGGAGCAACAGAGCAAGTTTCTGAAAATGGATAAAAAccaatggatgataaaaatcgATGTGAACAGTAGAGTTGctcatgtatatgtatgtataaatatgcTGTTATCAATAAAGCTGTGGAAAAAAGAATgtgttctgttatttctctgGCAGACATGACACTCCATCCGTGGACTGATTTACTttacacatttcacaaaaaggaaaaagggaaacagacaaactgacaaGGGACAAAGGACAAAGGGCTGACGACTTAATGCAAGAGATTCCAAAATAGAACAACCCAAtcacaaaagaaaaccaaaaaccaacCAAGTAACTGGGACCAAAAGAGTCAAGAGTTCTTGCAGACCCTGAAACTTCAGAACTGAAGGTGCCAGGCTCGGGATTTTGCCAACAAGAATGGCTGCTCAGGGTGGCTGAGACCATCTGGAGGCTGAGCAGTCAACAGGCTGAGCAGTCAACAGGATTTGCTGAAGGCATCAGCCCAGAGGTGAAGGTGGAACCCTTCTGAAGGTTGGGTGTTCAACAGTGAAGATTTTCTTCAGGTTGATGTCAAAGGCCCTCCACAACCCTGGCAGAAGGCAGGTGGAAATGACAAAGATCCTCTGGTTGTTAACCAGAAGCTCGTGAAGTTGATCAACCAAGAAGCAGCTCCTATTATGGCATCATCAGGCAGTGGCAGCCCAAGCTATGGCACCCATAAACCATGGAAGGTATGGGCCTGATGTTCACAGAACTACAAGGAGAAACTTGAGCATAGATGCTTTCATATGCCACATTGAAATGTCTCTCTCATGTCTCTTTCTCTATCTATGTGCCCCATCTCCCTCTTGCCTTTCTACAAGACTTCCAGTAGCAtgaagctgtgtgtttctgatctgcagtCCTGGACCCACTCAACATATCCAGTGTTCATTCCCACAGAACAGTTACACATCCTTTTCCAATCAATTCATAATATTTGTTCTTATGTTCATACATTTTGAAAGACTGCTCATCTGTAACATAAACAACTATCATTGTGGATGTAGTTTTCTCTCTGTATACGGCCAACTCAGGAGGTGCCTTGGGAACAGGACAAGTTCCGCGATGTGCTGGGAAGCAAGATCTTCATCAACTGAATAACTTAACTAACGCTGTCCTGAGTAGCAAGATTCCTCAACGAAGCTGGGCAGCAGTACGTACGTGACGTTGGATAAGAGGAACACTGTGGAAATGACAATGGGAGATGGGTATCTGTGATGTTCTATGTGGCTTTGCGCTATCTGACCAGGCTGCCAGGTTGAGGAACATCTGGCTGATTACTCACCAGCTTAAGGCAAGCCAGCACGGGAGCTGACTGGAGGTTCAAATTCAGAGGTCTAGCAGGCCCTATGATAAACTCAGCATAGAGtccacaagaaacacaaaggaTGTTCAGCAAATTCCTCTTAATATTGGTAATGTCTTTCAAATATCCAATCAGCcgagaaataagaaaatatttttttcattatgtttcctACTTTCAGCTTGCGCTCAGTGTCTGTAATGTTCTCAGGGATTCACTTACCTTTTTAGAGAGAATAAGTAACAAAAAAGAATGACAGTCATGCTTGCATATTCCACTATAGTAATTaacatgtctctctctgtgtttctttctctttcccccttACCCCATCTACCCCTTGCTTTTCTCTGAATGTCCCTGGCCTGGAGCTGCGTGTTTCTGATCTGCGGTCCTGGCCCCACCAACCCCACCCCAGTGTTCCTGtcagttactttatttatttatttatttatctatttatttatttatttattttacagatatatatatgtgtgtgtgtgtgtgtgtgtgtgtgtgtgtgtgtgtgtgtgtgtgtaacactTATATGTAATGTAAAAGACCATCACTGCTGACATAGTTGTCTAATATTTCAATCACAGATGCTAAGTATATGTTTTACCCAGAGGATTTGTAAATGTATCTCCTTGTTTctcattctttcttcttctcctttccttctttctcttctatcccatcctttttttctgtctttacctggctggcctcaggcagatgggtccctccatatgagccgggttctgctcaaggtttcttcctgttcaaagggagtttttccttgccaccgtcgccttagtgcttgctctggaggtttcaggctcaGTGTTGTGTAGAATACGTTAAAAACAATTTGTCATTgtatctaaaaaataaaaataatacaaaatatattgaTTTCGAGTTCATGTTTCAACCCTGCATACAGTGTTCAACAAAACTGAATAtagtataataaaataaagttttagaGTAATACTgtaattcatttacattttagacaATTATTACGTGCCAAGCTTGGATTACCTGCGTCACTGTAAAACTTCATGCACCATCAGTCCGCTCTTCCGTGCTCACTGATATGTGCACGGATAATGCAGCACTACGTTTCACTAAGACCTACAACAGGCTCATTTCTAAGGATTTTGACATGATGATGGTTTTGTGCCATCATCCTGGTGATAGGAAGGTGACATGATGTATCATGTCATAAGGACTCTTTAGAGTGTGTTGCATATAAAGCAGAATAAAGACAGCAAATATTATGACTTTATGCTCATAACATTATCACAGATCATGCTCCTCTCTcagtcctcctctctttctctgtcaatGGGATACGTTTAAAAAAACCTCCAGAGGATTTATTATTAGGTATTCCactgccaaaaagaaaaaaaatgaagaagaattaTTTCAGAGCATAAGAGGTTTGAGTCCCCTCgtgatttaataaaaataagtaaataaataagttaaaaataaaatgttcattcttAAAGCAGAATTACAGacaattttacattttgcattattCAGATCATGCAGGAAACATTTTGAATCTGACGATAAAACAGGCAAGAAGCTTTCATTAAGACTTAAACAACTTGAAAATCATCAGCCAATAGCATTTATATGTGACAATACTGGATCAACAGTTTATGAGTAAACTAAAATTAATGATGCATTtagagaattttattttaacctgaTCAGTCTGAAGACTGAGAGTGAATGACATGGATATATTTTTCAAGGATCTGTCTTTACCAGCATCAAAGCAGGATGGAGAATGTTTGGAAGCACCAGTTTGTGATTCTGAGATAATGTTAAAGGTCGTCTTATGTCTAATAATATGAATCATGTCTTGACGAAGAATAGAATGGACTTATTTTCTAAGTTTGGTTTTGGTCCTGTCGTCATCTGTTGGGTAAAGGCACTTTAGAACAAACGTACTGCAGCAGTTAAAACTAATGGTACTGTATCTAAACCTTTTCACCTCATGTGGTCGACTCGACAGGGCTGCCCTGTTTCACCGTATCTCTTTATTCTTGCCCTTGAACTCAGAGCAGAGGAAAACAATGTCTGCTATTCAAGTTGAAGGGtatgattttaaattcaattcaatttgtATGCAAATGATGTACTGCTCACACTATTCAGACCTCAGTCAGTTCCACAAGTGATGAAGTTGATAAATGCATTTGGAGCCATTCCTTTAAACCATGTTACATATTCCTCACATCTTGGTTCTGCCTGTGAAGAAGGGTGGGTGTTGAAGTGAGGACCCAGGGGCAGGACAATAAGAATGAGGCAGGGAATCCAGggaaaagtttttattttatttatttttttttaataattaacaaaaagggTAAGGTAGGTaagtacaaaatacaaaaatcgaAAGAACCATGGGCTTGGCACGGCGCAAAAATTATGGAGACAAGGAATGTGGCATGGATACTAACATTAACGACATGACGAGGAAtgaagggaaggcagggctttATATACACACAGGCTCAGGGATGagaagacacaggtgaaactcatgAGGGCAATCtaaccaggagaaaccaatgagcaatcaacacacacgaggaaacacaactgacaggaaatccagaacttaaccaaataaaacaggaaacacaacatgacacaggcaaacatgacagaaacacaaggcaAGACAGGCAGGAAGctaagaaacatgacaaaataaaacaggaaactccaaaacatgatcacaaaataaaagatagaCACAGAACCTCGACACTGCCCCATTCAAATGGAAACCACAGGGTATGAAATACCAAAACATCCAAACTCCTATAGCTTATTTAAACAGACCTCCCCTTCTTAAGGATATTAGAGAGGATGTTAAGATATTTACAGTTCTTTCCATCTCATTATGGGGGAGAGTGAAAGTgattaaaatgaacattttagtgagattagattagatttccTACATAAGAAAACCAAGAATTAGTTATAAAAGATTAAATAGGATCTAGAAGAAGGGGAGGATTGGGAGTACTGGATGTTTATTCATACTGTTTGGCTTTTAAAGCCAGATTCCCCTTATTATGGGCCTATACCCAGGTAGCTGGAAATGGTAAtaagattaattaatttttaagaTTAATAATTAAGATttttaattatgtaaaaatgtgtaattaagTAAAAATGTGTCATGAAAAGCTTTTTGGCTTCATCCCAGAATCAATTCTACAATGGATAACCCTTTAATAATGTTTCCTGTGAGGTAGCTAAGTCAGTGCACAAACGTTTGAAGGATCCTCTCTACCGTCCTGTCCTATTTGGAACAACATCTTATTAAATGCTGGGGGGAGAActctaacaaaaaaacacatgacacacacacaacaaacaaaaaacaaaaaacactcttCAGACAATTTGTCATCCACTAAACAACAATGGGAGAGGGATTTTGGTTTATCTATGACCACAACACGGTGGGAGCCATTTTAAAGAACACCACAGCCCTGTACAAATGTTAGATACAAAATTTTATAAGTCAAAGTCGTACAGAGAGCACATATCACACCATGCAGGTTTGTGTTGTCATGGATGTGGAGAGGCAGATCTCCACAAGATCTGatatcttgatgtgtttttttttttaagttaaacatCAGCTTCGCCTTACTTATGTTGTGTAACATTAGtctgttttttcagtttcaaacatcaagttttattttaatataaagaaGTTACAGCTGATCCTGTCAGAACCATTTTGAACCAATCTGATCTTGATTCCAAACTTGATTCCACTAAATTcttggtgtgatggtgtggtgtgatttaaagacatttaaaatctaaaaatgaatCCTGTGACTGAAAATGTTATAGAcaattattcaaaataaagtgTAACATATTATGtacattacaaaaaataaataaatacataaataaaataaagtaaaataaataaatcgtgtGTCCCAGGTGAATTTATTTGACTACTGGCTCCCCTA
It includes:
- the LOC125020166 gene encoding uncharacterized protein LOC125020166 produces the protein MPPVTRKAKKEFLKEEEFEIFRRNASMLIEKMVELSCQTPKDSTVLVDEALHSIFFLGGINNPPCPPEVIITDMEILNSLKESYPKPFELYSIQLPKRHPFSCVLDMIVQVTGREKENGIKEKLKELIRQLKQDARSKILYSFTICVSYIDIPDPVKYYGVSMSTTGRTAGKIMVGASCLSAWDDDVAGAVMTYNPDKSKKKYFDGTIILPDSVRCESFKLDSGEKMNPCRSCGNLFGLQTDENTDEWPYGNCAEAESVSELLKSEHQVKEQVRARHRSDENRQKARNAVLKQLKSELENTDFKWDNNFYTPQRITY